The proteins below are encoded in one region of Triticum aestivum cultivar Chinese Spring chromosome 1B, IWGSC CS RefSeq v2.1, whole genome shotgun sequence:
- the LOC123095047 gene encoding uncharacterized protein, with protein MPLWSLSSAPASGAEVWKTTLACRRPWRAAAEVEASRSSFPNKLAVVVPDLEDRQSLVPFFPCCRGGGKEEGMRWTSRSCRFGLEQILTGGWCGLMAPAKLGCGGRRPVMEPAYCGRWPGSRASPVTFLAEGQPTISSWPGCHMAGSCTFVSEFMECCCNHEVVAAPSGPSPVTAKLDLRGSCVGPNCSSIL; from the coding sequence ATGCCGCTCTGGAGCTTGtcctcggcgccggcgagcggtgCTGAGGTGTGGAAGACCACGCTTGCCTGTCGACGTCcgtggagggcggcggcggaggtcgaGGCTAGCCGGAGCTCCTTCCCCAATAAGCTCGCGGTCGTTGTCCCTGATCTGGAGGATCGCCAGAGCCTCGTTCCGTTCTTCCCTTGCTGTCGTGGTGGTGGTAAGGAAGAGGGGATGAGGTGGACATCAAGATCCTGCCGATTTGGGTTGGAGCAAATCCTCACTGGTGGATGGTGCGGACTGATGGCGCCTGCTAAGCTTGGCTGTGGCGGCCGTAGACCTGTTATGGAGCCGGCTTATTGCGGTCGATGGCCTGGTTCTCGTGCATCGCCAGTGACCTTTCTGGCTGAAGGGCAACCTACTATTTCCTCCTGGCCAGGATGCCATATGGCAGGCAGTTGCACCTTCGTCTCGGAGTTCATGGAGTGCTGCTGCAACCATGAAGTCGTCGCCGCCCCAAGTGGTCCGTCCCCGGTGACGGCGAAGCTCGATCTGAGGGGAAGCTGTGTTGGACCCAATTGCAGTTCTATCTTATAG